A single region of the Chryseobacterium sp. 6424 genome encodes:
- a CDS encoding T9SS type A sorting domain-containing protein, which translates to MKSNLLLFFLLFTCCTAFAQTQLYFKYDEAGNQRYRGDNQYAKPTKEEDPILELATESKTAEDQFWSTVQIYPVPVQDMLTISWTDEADQLIDNVTLYQHNTVANVFSKKNLPNLNRTVNINMIGMYMGVYILSFQLKDGRTMSRNITKL; encoded by the coding sequence ATGAAATCAAATTTACTATTATTCTTTTTGCTGTTTACTTGCTGTACCGCTTTTGCCCAGACGCAGTTGTATTTTAAATATGACGAGGCGGGCAACCAGCGCTACCGCGGCGACAACCAATATGCAAAACCCACCAAAGAAGAGGATCCAATCCTAGAGCTTGCCACCGAAAGCAAGACCGCTGAGGACCAGTTCTGGTCGACGGTGCAGATATACCCTGTCCCGGTTCAGGACATGCTTACTATCAGTTGGACGGACGAAGCCGACCAGCTTATTGATAATGTCACCCTATACCAGCACAATACGGTGGCAAATGTTTTCTCAAAGAAAAACCTTCCCAACCTGAACCGTACCGTAAATATAAACATGATCGGAATGTACATGGGTGTTTATATCCTCAGCTTCCAGCTTAAGGACGGTCGCACCATGAGCAGGAATATTACCAAACTCTAA
- a CDS encoding RteC domain-containing protein, protein MLYALHADGVFNNGAVELKDVAENFEKLFNIDLGQFHRTFLEIRIRKSSKTKFLDTLKDTLEKRMEDADEN, encoded by the coding sequence TTGCTTTATGCTCTGCATGCTGATGGAGTTTTTAACAATGGCGCTGTGGAACTAAAAGATGTTGCAGAAAATTTTGAGAAACTCTTTAACATTGATTTGGGGCAGTTCCACAGGACTTTCCTTGAAATAAGAATCCGAAAATCCTCTAAGACCAAGTTTCTGGATACCCTGAAAGATACTTTAGAGAAAAGGATGGAGGATGCGGATGAAAATTAA
- a CDS encoding LexA family protein: MMWLQNKIDLFTISDTEDYSLPVLPAKVKAGGYGSFESTALDFAEDNIELLKLLIKDKEVTFFGKVTGDSLNGIGIFDGDILVIHKGKIPIENDIIVVFYQGEFFVKRYKPKYSTESNRLKTIKLKSENPAYSDMDISEDTDFELWGVVTWNLHQLRK; encoded by the coding sequence ATGATGTGGCTACAAAACAAAATAGATTTATTTACGATTTCAGACACCGAAGATTATTCCTTACCTGTTCTTCCTGCCAAGGTTAAAGCCGGTGGGTATGGCAGTTTTGAAAGTACGGCTTTAGATTTTGCTGAAGACAATATCGAACTTCTCAAACTTTTGATTAAGGATAAAGAAGTAACATTTTTTGGCAAAGTAACAGGAGACTCTTTAAACGGTATTGGTATTTTTGACGGTGATATTTTGGTTATTCATAAGGGCAAAATTCCTATTGAAAACGATATTATCGTAGTGTTTTATCAGGGTGAATTTTTTGTGAAAAGATACAAACCAAAATACAGTACAGAGTCAAATAGGCTAAAGACAATAAAATTGAAATCCGAGAATCCTGCTTATTCGGATATGGATATTTCAGAGGACACAGATTTTGAACTTTGGGGTGTAGTTACGTGGAACTTACACCAATTACGTAAATAA